DNA sequence from the Cucumis melo cultivar AY chromosome 6, USDA_Cmelo_AY_1.0, whole genome shotgun sequence genome:
ttttacttttttcttttttctgaaaTGGACTTGTTTTGACCGTAGAAAGTTGAACAAAAAATATTATCGATCTTTGATAGACTACTACTAGTAATATGGTTTATTGCTAATGGATTTCAAAGGTTGGATCTATCTTGTGTCATATTTATAATGTTTTTACTTTGGgctatatttactatttttatcGATAAAAAAGTAGATATAGCGAGCATGTAAGCATAACTTAAGCCTTATTCTATTAATAAGATAGATGTTTTATAAAAATTACTTAGTTTCTCTTACTCTCTAATCAACCATGAGAAAGTAACTAATAGACTTATGAACTCATGAGTAAATGTAAGTGTGAATCATATTATTCTTAACAAAAATAGtacatatacacacatatatgtatgtatatatatgtaaattacTTATTTTTTAACGGTTAAAAAGTAATTAGTTGACCGATGGATATAACTTTTGGTattaattaaatagatattCTTTTATATGAAAACCATCTTACTTTTCTAACCGACCATAATAGAAAGTGATTGACTCGTGGATAAAGCTTATTCGTATTAAgaaaaaatttcttttatatCAAAATTACGTATGCCTTCCCATTGACCGGTGAATAACCCTTATTcttcataaatatatttatttttaagcaAAATACTTATTAACTTTTCAACCGACCACAAAGAGTATAAACAATTGAAAATATTCCAAAGTTTTATCGATGAAAAATTCTATCgttgataaacttctattattgatagacttttattaaTGAGGTGACCTATTTAGATACGAGCTTTGATCTTAATAAAATGTATATTCTTTTATACAAAGATTATTTACTTTTTCTAACTTACCAAAGAGTAGTTGACTCGTAGATAAAGCTTAATCGTAATTACTTACTTTCTAATTgactattaaaaaaaaaaaaaaagtaagaagttgACCGGCGGTAAGCTTATTTTACCTGTTGACCAGTGAATAAACCTTTATTCTTGATAAACCTATTCTTTTTGACAATCAATATTATTTAACCTTCTAATCCACCACCAAGAATAAGATTCTCACCTGTCACCATAAAAAAGAAGTATATAATTAGTTACTTCattagaaaaaatgaaatatatatataattagctacttcattgagaaaaaaacgaaaaagaaatataatcGTATGTAAATATTAGATAAATAGATTATCATTATCTGTATTTCACTTCTTGTTTGTTAAATTGATTATAAATAATTACATTTTGTGGGTTTTGGAAGAGGAATACACATTGGTGAATTTCCCAAATAAACGGAAGTGAGATTTGAAGAGAATTTTCaaactttattatttatttatttaacttatatattgtatttaatttattttaatattatatattttttattttcgtATTTCAAATGTACTTCATTTTTTCAACAAATTGTAATATGTAGCATTTTATACTTAATAATTAAGGGGGCAAAATCTTCAAACTTTCGATAATTCGTTTGGagttttttttgctatattttgtaaatagtttcattttttttatatttatgacaatttctcataacttaattaaatatataccaAAATTCATTATTGAGAAATTCTATTCtatcatatatataataactaaattttgttgtatttacAAATTATTTTACATTCGGTCTGCATTGACATACACTTCggcattttaaaaataacaataatataacTTTAGAATTTTATAAAGATGTAGGGattaaaatgaaacaaatataaatacaataaaatccTCAGCCCTAATTCAGTCAACTCTGGCGTCTCCTTGTCCCATAGAGATAGAGAGAGCAAAGAAACCCCGAAGAactttcctctttcttcttcgcTAAAAACCCATCTTCTCTACTAACAATTCCCCCAAAAATTCTCTATCTCCAAACAATGGAAGCCGCCATGGAAGATACCAGCTCCCCTTCTCCTTCGGGAATCAAAGATTTCGCCCTTAGCGGCAAGATTATGCTCAGCGCCATCATCATCCTCCTCTTCGTCGTCTTTCTCATCATTTGCCTTCACCTTTACGCCCGCTGGTACGTTCTCCGTGCTCGCCGCCGTGGAACTCTCCGCCGTCGCAACCGTCTCGTCTTTTATTTCGAACCCGAAAACTCCTCTGCCCCACATGGCACCGCTGTCTCCCAACGTCGAGGCCTCGATTCCTCTGTTATCAACTCTCTCCCTGTTTTCACTTTCTCTTCTAAATCCCACTCCGATCCCATAGATTGCGCTGTCTGTCTATCTGAATTTGAGGAGAATGAGAAGGGTCGTACACTTCCGAAATGTTCTCATAGTTTTCATATTGACTGCATCGATATGTGGTTTCACTCACACGCTACTTGCCCACTCTGTCGTTCACCGGTCGAGATGGCTACGGAGGCACCAGCGGAGGTTGAGATTTCCATGGAGGAACCAGCGATAGCTGAATCCGGTTCGAGTTCTTCTGGTTTTTGCGCTGAGTGCGATCGACCCGACCGGATGCCTCCTTCTTCCACAGGTTCTCGGTCGTTTAGGGCGCGGCGAAAGCCGTCGGAAATGGGTGGAGTTTCGATTGAGATTCCAACGAGGAGGGAGGGGGAGTTTGCGTCTTCATTGTCGCCGACAACTCCATCGTTTAAGTCGCCGATAAGTCGGGTGATGTCTTTGTCGTTCAAGATGATCATTGGTCGGGAGAGAAGAGGCGGCACGTCACCGACCGGAAATGGAGTGGGATGCAGCTCCGGCAGCGGCGTGGAACTGGATATTGAGAAGGGAAAGGAGAGCGTTCAATGAAGTAGAAGTTGAACTCGGAAAATTGATGGCTACTTGGAAGACAAGTCGGCTCAGTAGACAGGACGGTCAAGTCCAACTCTGAACTGACAACGCCATGGTGGAAGGCTTAGTCAGATTAAGCACACGTGGCAGTTGTGTTTTTCGTTTTCTTTAGTTTGTATTCTTTTATGGAACGACGATTGTGACATTGTAGATATTGATGtcttaattataaatttttacCCACCTCATAAAATAGGATTCAAACTTCAGACCTcagaatataattataattgaGTGAAGTACTGTATTGTCTATATAATCCTAAACTATATTCTATccaaacaattcaaattaataattataaatactatatttaaatttattgtataaaattattttatcctccattaatattgatttaattttgttcgtctttctattaattttaaagtttacCAAGAGAGTGTTGAAGTATACAGGGTAATTCAATATTCAATTTCTAGATTTCTTACAAATATAGATAATAGTTTTGTTTGGCGACCTAACTAAGGAAAGTGACCTAACTAAAATTTAGATTCCAActaaattttttattcaattgaaagaaaaagtTCTCTACATAATACTATAATTTGAAGTCTATACTACTTGAATAATTTTAATCCAGTTACATACCTATCTATAATTTCATAGTCTAAgtattctttaaaatatttggTTCAAAACAATTTCTAGTTTTTAAACTTTCACACAAGTCCTAATTAATAATCTATGGTACTTAAAAACTTTAGTTTATAGTaacttatttttctattcttttatttttataaccATATTTAATTTTTGCATGTAACATTAGGGTATTTGTAccttaaaatttgtaaaaacattatactaaaaaaattgtaacaatttttgtcttttatttgaAAGCTAAATTAGTATTAAGAtttaatgagtttttttttttaaataaaaaaaattgtaacaatttagtATTTCCTTAAGTCAAAGTTATATTAGTATTAAAATTTGGATGAGTTTTGTTACAAAGATTTATCATTAAAGATTAAACTAATGAAGGCTTAATATGTCTATTATAAAttactaaatttaaattatCAAGTAAAATTCCTAACATATGCTTTGAGGAAATTTTGATTAGATTgttgtaaatttaaaaatatagaaggaaattattatataataaaatttacagACTGACGTCAATTTTACCTCGTGAAAATGTAATAGATTAAGAATAAAAAGATGTCCCATTTGATTACTTTTGGTATTGTTTATTTGTGTCAAGCAATTGTATTAATACATGAAGTCCACATCTAAATTTGTAATGAACTTACGTAATATGATTAATGAGTCAAGAGTATTCAATCTAATTACGATTAAGAATTACATCTTATTGTTAATGTTATCAACGTAATTACCATTATTGTTAACATTGTAGTTGAAAACTTTTCAACTTTTCAACTCTATTACTACCATCGTTACAAGTATAAATGTCACTTATTTTAAGAGGTAGAGATTTaggaaacaataacaataaatcTTATAAAATTCATAATTTTAAGTAAACACCATAAAACAAACCAGGGATGAGAATTTTATTGTAACGAAGAGTTTGAAGGTAAGAGAGAAAAGTCGGTTGGTTTTAGGAGGTACTACCAAATAAATATGTCCATTTAATccattctaaattttttttccatcgtcaACACGTACATTCCCCGACCTCGACCTCGTCCCCATTCCCATCCCCACCCCGCACCGaacataaatataattaatataaatataaatatttgtaaaagagtaaaaaagaaaaactattttgatattcttccctttcattttttctctattccatttctttatttttttttaattttattttgtgaacttttatatatatatatatatatatgttatgcCTTAATTTATGATTTGtaaacttttctttaaaaaatatgttcTTATGCCTTAAAAAATGTTGTAATCGGAGGTTTTGTTAGAATACTTATGGATTGAAAGTTAATTTCTTTTGTATAGATTTTTGAGATTTCAAAATGTATCTTCTAactgttatttttatttttatcaacaataaaaatttgacactttgaaatttttaataaaaaattaataatattgtaTCGAAAATAAAACTATATTTCAAGTAAAAGTAGATTGAAAGATAGGattaaacttgaaaaaaaactTCAATGATGAATATTTTTCCGCGGACGATTCACGAGAAAATTGGTGGGATGGGGAATAAGATAGAGGGGCGGAGACGGGGATGGAGAATGGGATCCCCGACTCCGCCCGCCCCGTGAACATCTATACTGCCAAAGCCACAGAAAAGCACTTTTAATGGCCGCCGCCCCACATTTCAGAATTGCTATTGCTATTGCTTTCCTTTACTTTATATTCAAAACTGCTTTTATTTGATTGTGAAATCCCCCAAAATCAATAACTTTTTTTTGGATACTTTTGTTATTTGTTCTTTTATgctttcaagtttttttttttttaaatattatctTCAGAATTTCGGATAAAAGAAACTCCACTGCCATTAAACTTCAAATAGAATGTTCCTTTGTCAATTGAGAATGAAATAGATGGGCCTAGGCTTTGGGCTTTCCGACCTCCGGCATTGTGCCCGGATCCTCTCAGCCCTTTTACAATGTTTTGGGCTTCCACTTACTTAGGCATTTTCCAAGGGTAGTTTTGGGAAGTACTATTCACACTTTCATTTGTTAACTtggtaattattttattttaagaatcaataaactaaaataaaataattatcaagTTAGGATTGTAATTTGACACAAGCTAAATATTAAAATGATTTTGAGAAAATTGAAGCACTAGGATGATTAAATATCATAAAGCagggaataaaaaaaatatttttattaaaatttttgaaTGTTTCCATAGTAAAGAATGGGGATTACATATACCCATCCAAAACAAATAAATTCATACATATATTTGTTGATTAGAAAAACTTCAAGTCCTAAATTGAAGAAACTCTACACCACACTCTAAGGGTAGCTTTTTATATGGTTACTAAAAAAAAACTCAACttgttctcttcttctttttcttcctctgtTTTTTTTATACAGCCATCATGCCGGAACTGTACGGAACTCCGGTGGGCTTGATCCAGGGATCTCCACGAATAAATCTCCCAACAGTGAAATCTAAGGCGTGTTGCGGAGTGATTTTCTTAATTCCCTTCCACTTCACACGTTTATCCGTAGCTGCTCCCGGTCCCCTGTTATTGATCTCTGCATAAAACAGAGTATGCAAAGCAAAATCTCCCATCCATGGAAGCCACCCTTCAGGTTGAATCAAGTCATCAATTTGGCATTGCATTATGATTGTTCTTGAATATTGCTTCCATGGCCGGCCGAGGTAAGCCTTGTTGATGTGGCGGACCGGGAAGAAGGTAGGGTCTGAGGAAATGGCGCAATTTTGCAAGATTATGGCGGTCGGCTCTTTCCGTTGAGTTCGGCCCTGCGCGGTGACGATGCATTGTTGATTATCCATTGGCTTCCTCACTAGAATCTTGCAGTTTTGGAAGACAGCGGCGGCGTTTCCGAAGATGAAATCGATGGTTCCGGTGATGGTGCAGTCTCGGTAGAATTGACGGTGAGCGTGTGTATAGAGAGTGTCTTGGTAACCGTCCATTTGACAATTGTAGAAGATTGACATATCGGATTGAACTCGAAGTGCCACCGCCTGATGCTTTGCTGCTCCGGCAGAGTTCTCGAACCCGATGTCCTTCGCAATGAAGTTGCTTCCAATCACAGCTGTTAATACAACATTAAAATCACGCTTAAATCACAAATGAACCTAAAAACTTAAgctgtttttttttattattattattattatgttaaatCAGCTATTGACTAAAAGGTTTATACGGCGTGTGAAGTAAATTTAACATATTATAGCGACTTAGAACTTACAAACGGTGGCGGTTTTGAAGGTGGGTGTTCCATCGACGTAGTTCTTGCCGGCGGTAATCTTAGTTTTAGTCGGACCATCTCCGATCATCATCACCCAAGTCATACTTTTGTCTACCATTACTTGTTCTTGATAAACCCCTGCCTTAACATGAATCACAAACGTTTTATTGCTCTTCTTTGGGACATCATTTAAGGCTTCAGTCACAGTTTTGTACTTTCCACTTCCGTCTTTCGCCACCACGACATCCGCCTTGACGGTGGCGCCGGTGGCTTGAAGAAGCCCCCGTCTGTCGCCGACCCACGACGGTTCTTCCTCTTGTTGATTGGATTCCTCCGTCAATAACCGTCGTCCAACTGCTGGGAGTCCAAAAGAGGTCATAATGGAATTAACTTCACTCACCATATCAAGACCATTACTGGTCAATTCTTTCGACGTTTTCAACAATTTCGCCATCTTTTCCCCGGTATCGCCGGTGACATTTTCGAAGCCGTCTATGCAAGTTTCTTGATAAGTCAATGCGCCACTCAACCAAATCTTAAGATCTTCGACGTAATCATTGAGTTTCTGGACGTCGAAATTGTCAGTGATTCTGTCGAAGGAAATTACGAGATCGTCAATTGCATAATCCATAAGCTCACCACAAGCGTCAAGAGCTTGTTTAGCCATTGGGTCGGAGGCGGCTTCTTTCAATTGGGTGGAATTTCCGATGGCCCATTTGATTTCGTTGACGGCGACATGGAATCCTGATTTGATTAGCTCACGTGGGTCGCTGGTGTTGGTTCCGGCCTCAGACAGAGCTTTCTCGCAGGTTTCTTTGTAATCAGTGGGCTGACAGAGAGCCTGGACTGCTTTGGTGGAGGTCGAAATCTCGGCTGTGGCACCGTCGCCACCACTGCTGTCGGTGGTGGGGTTTTTACGATTGACCCCGACTGCCACTGCAACTACCATGGCAACAAGAAACAAGGAAGATACACCGATGAGAGCAGCTTTCTTGTTCTTCCCTCCATCAGACATGTTTTTGTTTTACTAAAGATTCTCaatttggggttttttttttttttttgtttgttttttgtttttcttgtttgtttttTGTGTTTTGATTTTTGTTGGTTAATTGGAAAAGGGAAGATAGAGAACTGCCTTTGAATTCTTTCGTTTGAAGAAATGGAGTGTATTTATATATGTGAAAGATTTGGGAAGAGATCCGAAATGACAGTTAATACCGTTGAGTTTGAACATTAAGAGCCAGTAAGCTTCTTTTTTTTGACTTTTTCATGTGATCATATGCTCACTTTTCCCTCTCTAAATTTAGTTGGGTACTTGTTGTTTACTAATCTTGaggtttaattttattatttttcttcttttgaattAACACCATTCATAATTTTGTCCAattttgtgtgtgtatatatatagtttgaatctttgatttttgttggcttttcaaaatttagaagtttaatctatctatagtatatataaaagctaagaaattttattttctccATTGTACCCTTGAGTTTTGTTATGTTTCAAATTACTCTTTGGTTTTAtggtaaattcatttttaattttatttttcttataatatagtaagaaaaataaaatatggtTTTATGGTACCattaatttttgaattaattcTACTCAAGTTTAGTGGAATTAAAGTATGCACAAtgtaaaaattaaatacaaatggtttttcatttacccattacaattttaattaattatacttaagTTTAGTGGAATTAAAGTATAGGATGTGAAGAGTTGGAATGCAAATAGTTTTTTGatttacattttagaaattagttacaaatcaaatattttattaattctaattaacaatacaaatttaaagatttgaaagttgaaaagtttttgtaatatttttttctactataTGAAAGacttctttgattttttttttctaccaacGTTGTTATTGAAAAATTTGGACTCATCCAATAGATTGTGTAATGAGACAAGATTAGTAGGTCCATCATTTagcaaaaatattatacatgcTGAAATAGCAATGAGTGATTATGCAGGAAAACAAGTCTTTCTTCCATGAATACCATTAAGCCTACCAAATGATAATGGATATTCATTCAAGTTCAAGAGAAAACAAATCCTCATTCATTTATGATTTGCAATGACAATTAACAAAGTACAATGACAAACAATTCCTAATGATGGAATATATCTTCATGTGTTTTCTCATGAACAGCTTTATGTTGTACGGAATTTCAGTGAAAACAACAAAAGTTTGGATTTGGATCAAGCCCATAGGTAACAATAAGTTACTTTCAaattgtacaaaaaaaaaatatagtttaTAAAGAAATCTTTTTTTTGATATAGGCAAGTCttacatttaaatttaatacaacctaaacatatatatacaatGTTTACTATAATCTAAAACTATGCATTAAAATGTAAATATCATATTGTAAACGAAAATAGCAAAACATTAAATTCCGCAACCAAGATTTGAACTTGGATTTTAAAGAAGAGAAATTGCCACTGTGCTACTACggaattttataaaaaaataagaacGCTTTGGatatattaaagttttaatttcGTAACTAggaatttgtaataatttaagatataaatatactatattatttttcccaaatgaaacaaaaaattCCGCAGCCAGGATTTGAACCTGGATTTCAAAGAAGAGAAATTGCCATTGTGCTACTGCGGATCTTTGTAATATATTAGGAACGCTTTGaatatattaaagttttaattcCGTAGTCaggaaattgtaataatttaagaTATAAATATACTATACTATTTTCCCCAATATTGGGCTTATCTTGCTTTTTCTAAGGCTAAGCccaatttgaaaatgaaacgaaaatagcaaaacagtaAATTCTACGGCAAGAATTTGAACCTGGATTTCAAAGAAGAGAAATTGCTATTGTACTACTACGAATCTTTGTATTAAATTAGAAACGCTTTGGATATAttattaaagttttaattttgttttcatttattttcttcttaCACTTTATTCTCTTGGACTACTCCCATTTGTTGTTTTAGAGCAAACATCAATTTAAACTCGATAATTTAGATCTTTTTTAgtcatttattgttttttttttttactttattttgtttaagttttactaaaaattaattaaataaaagtcTTCATCTCCAACAAAGTGGGAAGCAAATGTTTTAATAGAAATTGGGGGAGGAAATTAACTAGATAAAAATTCACTGCATTTTAGTTAAAATTCGATGAAGTCATGTGTTTATTGACCCGAACacactaattaaaaaaaaaaccatgtgAAATATATGTTTAACTTTGATATACCAAATAAAGTGTTTTAGTGTGAAAAGAAATCTAGATTTGAAAGTTTTGATAAATTGTGTGTCGATCAATTATGTTCAAAATATACATGTTGCAATTTGAAAAGAGATTTTGAGAGGAGGAATACATCTATGCACATGGTGACaagatataaacaaaatataaaatatgaaaGTTTAAGTTTTGAAATTGAACTTTGATACGGAAAACGGTGATAGGTAAAGGTGAAATTGTGAAGTTTATATGTgtgttgtttttttatttaacataaatatattaaatgtaattcataaaacataaaatatcAGATTAATAACATAAATATACTTAATATAATGTTTAAAAGTATTTGATGGTTAACCTTTGAGAAATTATGATTTTATggtatatttattttaatttttaattatatatatatataattgttttgttagtaattttaatatttttattaaattaagtaaGCTATCGGTTTTAGTAATTGTTTTGTTATATATGCatgtaaaaattgattggtgtATCCTCTTCACGTATGTGGAAAGGAATAAAcgtatttatttttgttttttctaaagTAAGATACTTCATTTTAC
Encoded proteins:
- the LOC103483864 gene encoding RING-H2 finger protein ATL2, yielding MEAAMEDTSSPSPSGIKDFALSGKIMLSAIIILLFVVFLIICLHLYARWYVLRARRRGTLRRRNRLVFYFEPENSSAPHGTAVSQRRGLDSSVINSLPVFTFSSKSHSDPIDCAVCLSEFEENEKGRTLPKCSHSFHIDCIDMWFHSHATCPLCRSPVEMATEAPAEVEISMEEPAIAESGSSSSGFCAECDRPDRMPPSSTGSRSFRARRKPSEMGGVSIEIPTRREGEFASSLSPTTPSFKSPISRVMSLSFKMIIGRERRGGTSPTGNGVGCSSGSGVELDIEKGKESVQ
- the LOC103483865 gene encoding pectinesterase-like, with product MSDGGKNKKAALIGVSSLFLVAMVVAVAVGVNRKNPTTDSSGGDGATAEISTSTKAVQALCQPTDYKETCEKALSEAGTNTSDPRELIKSGFHVAVNEIKWAIGNSTQLKEAASDPMAKQALDACGELMDYAIDDLVISFDRITDNFDVQKLNDYVEDLKIWLSGALTYQETCIDGFENVTGDTGEKMAKLLKTSKELTSNGLDMVSEVNSIMTSFGLPAVGRRLLTEESNQQEEEPSWVGDRRGLLQATGATVKADVVVAKDGSGKYKTVTEALNDVPKKSNKTFVIHVKAGVYQEQVMVDKSMTWVMMIGDGPTKTKITAGKNYVDGTPTFKTATVSVIGSNFIAKDIGFENSAGAAKHQAVALRVQSDMSIFYNCQMDGYQDTLYTHAHRQFYRDCTITGTIDFIFGNAAAVFQNCKILVRKPMDNQQCIVTAQGRTQRKEPTAIILQNCAISSDPTFFPVRHINKAYLGRPWKQYSRTIIMQCQIDDLIQPEGWLPWMGDFALHTLFYAEINNRGPGAATDKRVKWKGIKKITPQHALDFTVGRFIRGDPWIKPTGVPYSSGMMAV